A segment of the Streptomyces sp. ITFR-21 genome:
GCGGCCCGTTCGGCAGCGCCGCCCCGATCGTACGGACGCCGGGGTGCCGGCGGCGGGCCGGATCGGCATCGGCGTGCCCGCCTTCGGGCATCCGCTGGTCGCGCCCGCCGAGTGGGCCGAGCTGGCCCGGCCCGGGGCACCGCTGGACTGGGTGGCCTTCGACGTGGCCCGCGGCCCCGGCATCCGGGCCGATCCGCTGTGCGCCGAAGCCGGTGCCCGCGTCCGTGAGAACGGCGTCCCACTGCTCGGACTGCTGGACGCCGTCCACGGCACCCGGCCGTTCGGCGAGCTGGTCACCGACGCCTCGAACTACCTGGACTGGTACCGGGTGGACGGCTTCTACCTCGGCCGGGCCCCCACCCTGGGATCCGGAGCCGCCGCGTGCCTGCGGCTGGTGACGACGCTGCGGGCGCTGCTCGACAGCGGAGCGGACGGGAGCGGCGGGGCGGACCGGGGCGGCGCGGAGAAGCCGGACCGGGGAGGCGGCGCAGGCGCGGGAGGTTCGGCCCCGGCCCGCGGCCTGCCGCCGAATCCCGTCGTCCTGGCCCCCGGCTCCCACCCCAGCCCCGCCTACGCGGACTTCGCCGACCAGCTCGTCACCTTCGACGGCCCCTGGACCCGTTACCGCTGGTCGGAGGCGCCGCGGTGGACGGCCGCCCACCCGCCGTCCCGGTTCGCCCACCTCGTCCACGGCCTGCCCGCCACCCACCTTGACACCGCGCTGCGGATCGCCCGCTGGCAGGGCGCCGGCACCGTGTGCCTGACCGACCGCACCGACCGGGAGGGTGTCGACCCCTGGGCCGGGCTGCCCGGCTACTGGCCCGACGCGGTCCGCAAGGTACGCCGCCAGGGGTAGCCGCGCCGCCGGCGCCGGGGTGCGCCGGCGCCGACCACCATGTGGCCGGAATCCGTCTCGGTCCTCGGACCAGGTGTCTTGGAATGAAGTAGGGCGTGGCAGTGTTACAGGGACAGCGTGCTCGGGTGATGGACATGCCCGTGCCCGCGTGTCCGTCTGATGACCGACCAACTGTATTGCTGAGGTCTCTGTGTCGCTGCCACCCCTGGTCGAGCCGGCCGCCGAGCTCACCGTTGACGAGGTCCGCAGGTATTCGCGCCACCTGATCATTCCCGACGTGGGCATGGACGGGCAGAAGCGGCTGAAGAACGCGAGGGTGCTGTGCGTCGGTGCCGGCGGCCTCGGCTCGCCCGCCCTGATGTACCTGGCCGCGGCCGGTGTCGGCACGCTCGGCATCGTCGAGTTCGACGAGGTCGACGAGTCCAACCTGCAGCGCCAGATCATCCACAGCCAGGCCGACGTCGGCCGTTCCAAGGCCGAGTCCGCCCGGGACACCGTGGTGGGCATCAACCCCTATGTGAACGTGATCCTGCACGAAGAGCGGCTCGAAGCCGACAACGTGATGGAGATCTTCGCCCAGTACGACCTGATCGTCGACGGCACCGA
Coding sequences within it:
- a CDS encoding spherulation-specific family 4 protein, which produces MSGVGTPGRPDLPRRPVRQRRPDRTDAGVPAAGRIGIGVPAFGHPLVAPAEWAELARPGAPLDWVAFDVARGPGIRADPLCAEAGARVRENGVPLLGLLDAVHGTRPFGELVTDASNYLDWYRVDGFYLGRAPTLGSGAAACLRLVTTLRALLDSGADGSGGADRGGAEKPDRGGGAGAGGSAPARGLPPNPVVLAPGSHPSPAYADFADQLVTFDGPWTRYRWSEAPRWTAAHPPSRFAHLVHGLPATHLDTALRIARWQGAGTVCLTDRTDREGVDPWAGLPGYWPDAVRKVRRQG